A genome region from Nitrospirota bacterium includes the following:
- a CDS encoding DUF3365 domain-containing protein, with protein MYRRWMVGMMSVAGIGVLCAVMTPAVAENESVVRETGRLLAVLLDVGRVVIGHNQLLLNDPTKGNKGFTSEVFAQQTIVAFKERTGHDLANLSATTVPEIAKPLLERLLEESKKTVASYQTVINLPGIKYKGLIPATFGTETGTRFQSWSGVYMKQTAPDSLVRNPKNKPDAFESAEMKKMSESSFPREGGQVVSAMAEDGKAVRVLLPLFYGKDCLICHGTPKGERDVTGYPREGAQEGDLGGVISVKLPMP; from the coding sequence ATGTATAGGCGTTGGATGGTTGGGATGATGTCAGTGGCTGGTATCGGCGTGTTATGCGCGGTGATGACGCCAGCTGTCGCGGAGAATGAGTCGGTGGTTCGAGAAACGGGACGTCTGCTTGCGGTGTTGCTCGACGTCGGACGGGTGGTGATCGGACACAACCAGCTCTTGCTCAATGATCCGACAAAGGGAAACAAGGGGTTCACGTCCGAGGTGTTTGCGCAGCAGACCATCGTGGCATTCAAGGAGCGGACGGGGCATGACCTGGCGAATCTGTCCGCCACTACAGTGCCGGAGATAGCGAAGCCTCTGTTGGAGAGGCTCTTGGAAGAAAGCAAAAAGACGGTGGCGAGTTACCAGACGGTGATCAACCTTCCTGGAATCAAATACAAGGGGCTCATCCCTGCCACGTTCGGCACAGAAACTGGGACGCGATTCCAATCGTGGTCCGGTGTGTATATGAAACAGACGGCGCCTGATAGCCTCGTCCGCAATCCGAAGAACAAGCCCGACGCGTTTGAATCCGCCGAGATGAAAAAGATGAGTGAGTCATCTTTTCCGCGGGAGGGAGGGCAGGTCGTGAGTGCCATGGCGGAGGACGGGAAGGCGGTGCGGGTGCTGCTGCCGCTGTTTTATGGAAAAGATTGTTTGATATGCCATGGCACGCCAAAAGGCGAGCGAGATGTGACTGGCTATCCACGAGAGGGTGCACAGGAGGGAGACTTGGGGGGTGTCATCAGCGTGAAGCTTCCTATGCCGTGA
- a CDS encoding tetratricopeptide repeat protein yields MKQSSIALSVILAGLAITAVSCDYDKPTSPAAKIGTAATVPMSDGALVSVVGSPGQADNDEGVSQYKQGHMDVAANLFQKALKSDPKSAEAQYNLGLSLDKMGKHDEATAAFKQAVALAPANPAIKDSPILKKHLGA; encoded by the coding sequence GTGAAACAGTCGTCTATTGCATTGAGTGTCATCCTTGCGGGTCTCGCCATCACCGCCGTGTCGTGTGATTATGATAAACCCACTTCACCTGCGGCGAAAATTGGGACTGCAGCGACCGTCCCCATGTCTGATGGGGCTCTCGTGTCTGTGGTCGGATCGCCTGGTCAAGCGGACAACGACGAAGGGGTGAGTCAATATAAGCAGGGCCACATGGATGTGGCGGCCAATTTGTTCCAGAAAGCGCTCAAGTCCGATCCAAAGTCGGCCGAAGCTCAATATAACCTGGGGCTCAGTTTGGACAAGATGGGAAAGCACGATGAGGCGACCGCCGCCTTTAAGCAGGCCGTCGCATTGGCTCCTGCGAATCCCGCGATCAAGGATTCTCCGATTCTCAAGAAGCATCTTGGAGCGTAG
- a CDS encoding GDSL-type esterase/lipase family protein, whose product MSFRSRHTSPIRYLLLLLVTLGVTLALSPLSLFRDRTPAAVVPLPQTDSWWITQHEQALARVRQGNIDLVMIGDSITQGWGTEGRRIWDTYYRHRRAVNLGFNGDRTEHVLWRLHHGEIDGIAPKLVVLMIGTNNTGAHHDLPEETAAGIQAILTALRTRLPTAKILLLGLFPRTASADDPIRRINGAVNDRLGAYADNQHIFFLDLSHHFLDIRGRLPQDLMPDFVHPNEHGYQVWADGMEDMIARLLGE is encoded by the coding sequence ATGAGTTTTAGAAGCCGACATACGTCACCCATCCGTTATCTCCTTCTTCTCCTTGTCACCTTGGGAGTTACGCTTGCCCTGTCCCCCCTCTCACTATTCCGTGATCGCACACCCGCGGCAGTGGTTCCGCTCCCGCAGACCGATTCCTGGTGGATAACCCAACATGAGCAGGCACTCGCACGCGTCCGTCAGGGCAACATCGACCTCGTCATGATCGGAGACTCCATTACTCAGGGGTGGGGCACTGAGGGGCGCCGTATTTGGGACACCTATTATAGGCATCGCCGTGCCGTGAACTTGGGATTTAATGGTGATCGCACCGAGCATGTGTTGTGGCGGCTGCACCATGGCGAGATCGATGGGATCGCCCCCAAGCTGGTGGTCCTGATGATTGGGACCAACAACACCGGCGCGCATCATGATCTTCCAGAGGAGACCGCCGCTGGCATCCAGGCGATTCTCACGGCCTTGCGCACCCGCCTTCCAACCGCCAAGATTCTCTTACTCGGCCTGTTTCCGCGTACGGCTTCAGCCGATGACCCGATCCGCCGCATCAATGGGGCGGTCAATGATCGCCTTGGCGCCTACGCCGACAACCAGCATATTTTCTTTCTGGACCTCAGCCATCACTTCCTCGACATCAGAGGGCGCCTCCCTCAAGACCTCATGCCTGATTTCGTGCACCCAAATGAGCATGGATACCAGGTGTGGGCTGACGGAATGGAGGATATGATCGCGCGACTATTGGGTGAGTGA
- a CDS encoding tetratricopeptide repeat protein, translating into MRRIIGGVGLLTLFSIVLPLFSCSPANSASSDVQKEWENCLLSVLHTYKKGTTATPTSARDQMCVGMMYVRGYEGPKNPAKATPLFQKASDAGNPVAMVMLANAYMQGHGVSRDPARALQLFRQAADLGQTDAMLTLGQLSARGTGVPQDRTVAHRYVKAAAEKGNLAAWTALQLFFGPAAEDLNKAIDLYRDNKAADAAPHFRRAADQGNIRAQFQVGWMLDKGEGMPSDAAKAAVWYRKAADQGDGEAAAALGQLFENGKGMAENYVRAAEWYALSAKIGDPMGTFLYGRAFQCGIGVPQNRGEAIVWFWRAEARGHPEGGRWGRWLRGEGNDIGACSQRERDVMGMSSSDPVGITFHNSAERLNWLSADHAASERVGAWVDWSTRRSEYQACTMAGGSNCRDPGTEPPKP; encoded by the coding sequence ATGAGACGCATTATCGGCGGAGTCGGCCTCCTCACGCTGTTCTCAATTGTGCTGCCACTCTTCAGCTGTTCTCCTGCCAATTCTGCTTCGTCGGATGTGCAAAAGGAATGGGAAAACTGCCTGCTGTCCGTGCTGCATACCTACAAGAAAGGCACCACCGCCACCCCGACTTCTGCCAGAGATCAGATGTGCGTAGGCATGATGTATGTGCGCGGGTACGAAGGCCCGAAAAACCCAGCCAAGGCAACACCTCTGTTTCAGAAAGCCTCCGATGCTGGCAATCCCGTCGCCATGGTCATGTTGGCCAATGCCTATATGCAGGGACATGGAGTGAGCCGGGATCCTGCGCGGGCGCTTCAATTGTTCCGGCAGGCGGCGGATCTTGGACAGACAGACGCCATGCTGACGCTGGGACAATTGTCCGCCAGAGGCACGGGTGTGCCGCAAGATCGCACCGTCGCCCATCGCTATGTGAAGGCGGCCGCGGAGAAGGGTAACCTCGCGGCCTGGACTGCGCTACAACTGTTTTTCGGTCCAGCAGCTGAGGATTTAAACAAAGCGATCGATCTCTATCGAGACAATAAGGCTGCTGACGCCGCACCCCATTTCAGGCGCGCCGCCGATCAGGGCAACATTCGCGCCCAATTTCAAGTCGGCTGGATGTTGGATAAGGGAGAAGGGATGCCGTCCGACGCAGCCAAAGCCGCCGTCTGGTATCGCAAAGCTGCCGATCAGGGTGACGGGGAAGCTGCCGCCGCCTTGGGCCAATTATTCGAAAACGGGAAAGGCATGGCGGAGAACTATGTCCGTGCTGCGGAATGGTATGCCCTCAGTGCGAAAATCGGTGACCCGATGGGAACCTTCTTATACGGTCGTGCCTTTCAATGCGGCATCGGCGTGCCGCAAAACCGTGGCGAGGCGATTGTGTGGTTCTGGCGGGCAGAGGCCCGTGGCCATCCTGAAGGCGGCCGGTGGGGCCGTTGGCTGCGCGGTGAAGGCAATGATATCGGCGCATGCAGTCAGCGCGAGCGAGATGTCATGGGCATGTCCTCCAGCGATCCCGTTGGCATCACCTTCCACAATTCGGCCGAACGCCTCAACTGGCTCAGCGCCGATCATGCTGCCTCTGAGCGTGTGGGGGCCTGGGTCGATTGGAGCACGCGCCGAAGCGAGTACCAGGCCTGCACGATGGCGGGTGGTTCCAATTGCCGGGATCCCGGGACCGAACCGCCGAAACCTTGA
- a CDS encoding chemotaxis protein CheB, translated as MPDTAGPSVKHFPIVCVGGSAGGLDAYIRLLQNLPADMGVAIVIVNHITDMPTHLHEVLPRFTTMPVTLIQDSLVVEPDHVYIIPENRDLHVLNGEFRLKPISKPRGWPDVITVFLRSLTEYWDGKLIAVIVSGYDGDGAAALCGIKEIGGITIAQKLSTASQPDMPESAIASGCIDFVLSPEAIADKLVQLAQVEV; from the coding sequence ATGCCGGATACAGCCGGTCCCTCAGTAAAACATTTTCCTATTGTCTGCGTCGGCGGTTCGGCTGGTGGCCTCGACGCCTATATTCGGCTCTTGCAAAACCTTCCTGCTGACATGGGAGTGGCGATCGTCATCGTAAATCACATCACGGACATGCCTACCCACCTCCATGAGGTGCTTCCTCGCTTCACAACGATGCCGGTCACACTCATACAGGACAGTCTGGTCGTTGAACCGGACCATGTCTATATCATCCCTGAAAATCGTGACTTACACGTTCTGAATGGAGAGTTTCGTCTCAAGCCCATATCGAAGCCTCGAGGCTGGCCTGATGTCATTACGGTGTTCCTACGTTCCCTGACGGAGTATTGGGACGGCAAGCTGATTGCTGTGATTGTTTCTGGCTATGATGGCGACGGAGCGGCGGCATTGTGCGGCATCAAAGAAATAGGCGGGATTACCATTGCCCAGAAGCTGAGCACGGCGAGTCAGCCGGATATGCCGGAGAGTGCAATTGCAAGCGGGTGCATCGATTTTGTCCTGTCGCCAGAAGCGATTGCAGACAAACTTGTGCAGCTCGCGCAGGTCGAAGTGTAA